The genomic DNA CCGGGGGTTGGGCAGAGATGAAGATGAGGTCGCCGTAGATTATGGCTTGTGAGTAGGGGAATTTGGGGATGTTCCCGCGTGTGCTGGTGAAGGGTTGTTTTTTCATTGGGTTCTCCTTTTGGGAATGAATGGTGAGGATGTGTAATATAATTCTCAATAAAAAAAATAAAAAGGTTTAGATGTGGGATGGGAGATGATAGGCGGGAACGTTCTGGCGTATTGGTTGGTCTAAGGTTTAGTGATTAAAAATAGGAATGTGTTTTGGATATCTCAACCCAACAATCTCGGCGAGGAGACGCCGACCTGCTTCGGCGTTTTGTTCTCGCTATTTTGATGATGGGAATTGTCGGCACGGGAGCCGAGCTTGTTCTCCTTGAGCATATGGAGGATTTCTGGCAGTGGGTTCCTCTCGTGCTCTTTGTGGCGGCACTTCCATGCGCCGGTTGGCTCTTTATTGCGCCTGGCGTGGCGAGTGTCCGCGTTTTTCAGATTTTGATGGTGCTGTTTGTTGTTTCGGGTTTTGTTGGGCAGTGGCTTCACTACAAGGGGAATGTCGAGTTCGAATTGGAGATGTATCCATCTCGTAGCGGGCTTGAGCTCGTTTGGGAAGCTCTGGGCGGTGCCACCCCGTCGCTGGCACCAGGTACGATGACACTTCTCGGATTGCTCGGTTTGGTGGTTTGTTTTCGCCACCCAGGCTTGCGGGCTGGTGAAGTGAGAAATTCTCAGGAGGGAACATGAATATTTGCGGTAGAAGAGAGAAGTTTACCAATATGGTGGTGTTGCTGGTGTGTTTTGCGATGCTCTGGGGTTGTGGTGGGTCGAACGTGGATGAGACATCTGTCTCCGACGCTCCCACGGAAGAAGCCGTGAGTAGCGCGGTGGTCGTCAATCCAAATCTCGCAGGATCCGATGAACTCGGTGCCCTTCACGGGATGAGTAAAGAACTCGCTGACGCGATTGTGGCGCAGCGCCCTTTCTTGGGAATGGAAGCATTGCACCCGGTCGTGTCACAGCATCTGGGCCAGGAGGCGGTCGAGATGCTCTACGTTCAGATGTTCATTCCGCTTAATCTGAATACTGCCAGCGAGGAGGAGATTCTTCTGGTGCCTGGCGTGGGAAAGCGGATGGCGCACGAGTTTGAGGAGTACCGTCCTTATACGGCTATTGCCCAATGGCGCCGTGAGATGGGTAAATACGTAGATGATACCGAGGTGGCGCGTCTGGAGCAGTATGTTTTTGTGCCTATCGACTTGAATACGGCTACTGAGGAGGAGATCCTCGCCATTCCCGGTGTGGGAAAGCGGATGGCACACGAGTTTGAGGAGTACCGTCCGTATTCGAGTATGGAACAGTTCCGGCGCGAGATTGGCAAGTATGTCGATGATGGCGAGGTGGCGCGTCTGGAGCGGTACGTGGAGATTCGACCTTAGTGTTTTTTTCTTCAGATTGCCTATATTGAGCTTGGTTATCTAATGTAGAAGATTTTATGCAATGGAGGTTGTGATGTCTGTTAATCGCCGACGTTTTCTGTGTCAATCCGCTGCATTGGGTGCGGCGGTTTTTGTGACGCCAGGGGTTTTTGCCGAGCAACTGACGCTTACACCCCGGCAAACCGAGGGTCCGTTTTATCCGGATGAGATGCCGCTGGATGTCGATAATGATCTCGTGATAATCAACGATGCGATTACGCCAGCCGTGGGAGAGATTACGCATTTGACCGGGCGCGTTCTGGATGTGAATGCCAATCCCGTAAAGAATGCCATAGTGGAGATCTGGCAGGTCGATCGCAATGGGGTTTATATCCATTCTGAGGCTCCGCGGCGCAATAGGCGAGATACCAATTTTCAGGGTTTTGGGCGTTTTGAGACGGGATCTACGGGTGAATATCGCTTTCGGACGATTAAGCCCGTGCGGTACGGGGGGTCGCGAACCGCTCATATTCATTTTGCGATTAATAAAAATGGGCACCGGCTTTTGACGTCGCAGATGTACGTGAAAGACAATCCGGACAATGAGTGGGATTCTATTTTCAGGAATACTGGTCGCGCGTCTCACGATTTGCTGTCCGTGCCGTTTAAGCCATTGCCCGGGTCTGAGATTGGCGAATTGACGGCAAATTTTGATATTGTGATTGGCGAGTCGCCCGAAGACCGGGAAAATGATCGGGGTCGGCGAGGCCGGCGGCGCGGGTGGTGGTAAAAAAAATATGTGTCTTGACGAAATAAGCGCTTTTGGCTATTTTTTTGTAAACTTTCCAACTTCTGGAGATTTGAGCCGTGTTTCGTCGTTTTCCGTACATTCTTATTGTCGCGCTGACGCTCATAGGAATGGTTGCACCCTGTCTGTGCTGGGCGCATCAGGTGTCGATGCCAGAGTGTCATGCTGCGGCAGAGATGAAAGATTGCTGTTGTACCAAAGAGGCAGCAGTTGATCAGGAGATGCCAGCGGGCGACGTGGCTGTTTTGCCCGGTGGATGGCAAAATCCAAAGTTGGATTTGACATGTGTTACATTGTATCCCTCTGTTGTTCTTTCCCAGAGTAATTTCCTTCCTTTTGTGGTGGATGATCGCCAGAGAGCTTTGCGATCACCGCCCGATCTGTATCTTCTCCACGCTGCATTTCTCATCTGATTTTTCCTTCCTGTGCGTGAATGGCATTTGGGGATAGGTGTGTACAAATCGTTCCCGATTGTCGTTTTTCCTGCTGCATGATGTCTTTTTTGCGGTCGTTTTTCTCTATTAATAAATTCTCTGGAGGTGGCTTGTGTATGCTATCCGAGCCATGATCGGACTATGCCTCATGGGTATATCTTTTTTGCCTGTGCGGGCAGATGAACTGGATCTGGATGGGCTGATTCAGGAGGCTGTGGAAAATAATCCCAATTTGTCGGTTCTGCGGGCGCGGTTGGCTGCTTTTGAAGCGAAAATTCCGCAGGCGGGCGCGCTGGAAGATCCGTCTTTTCGCTTTGAGGTGAGCAATGTGCCGTTGAGCGATTTCAATTTGAGTAGTACGCCGATGAGTGGGAATCAATTTGTGGTCAGTCAGAAGTTTTCTTTTCCGGGAAAACAGCGGGCGCGCGAGCGATCAGCCCAGTTTGCCTCAGACTCTGTTGCATGGCTGTTGCGTGACCGAGAACTGGTAATTGCCAATGCGATTAAGCAGCCTTTTTTTGATCTGGCTTATGTGATCCGTGCTATTGCGATTATGGAAAAGAATCGGGTTTTGTTGCAAGATCTGGTTCGCATTGCTCGCACGAAATACGCCGTTGGAAAAGGGTTGCAACAGGATGTGTTAAAAGCTCAGGTTTCGCTTTCTGCACTGGATACGGAGTTGATTGCTCTTCGGGCTAAAAAGCAATTGGCAGAGACGCGTTTGAATCTGGTGTTGAATCGGTCTCCACAAGGTTCTTTGGGCGCGCCGCCAGATACTATTGGTCTTTCAGGCGTGCCGCTGACGATTGATGTCTTGCTGGCTCAAGCCGATGAGAGGCACCCATCCCTGAAAGCTATGGATCAATCGATTTTGATGTGGCGAGCAGAGGTTGAGGTTGCGAGAAGAAATGTTTGGCCGGATATGACGGTGAGTTTGGGTTATCGCCAGCGCGTGTTTGCGGCCAATGATCCGGTGAAAGGAAGCGATTTTATATCTGTTGGTATAGGTATTCCACTTCCCGTGTTTGGCGGACGCAAGCAACGCCAGCAGATTGCAGAAGCGAGAGCCAATCTGCGAGAGGTTGAGGCTCAAAAGGCTGCTGAACGCCAGGAGATTCACTACGAGATTCAGCGTCTAATTATTGAGGTCAGACAACACCGGGAAAGTGCCGAGTTGTTTCGCTCTGCGATGTTGCCTCAGGCAGAGCAGTCGCTGGCGTCGGCATTGTCGGGGTATCGGGTGGATAAGGTGGATTTTTTGACGTTGTTGAATAATCAGGTGACGCTATTGAATTTTGAGATCGCACATTATCGACATGTGATTGAGCATGAAAAACGGGTGGCGGATCTGGCGGCGGCGGTGGGGCATTAGGTGCGAGGTAGGGGCAGGCCTGTGTCTGTCCGTTTAAAAAGGAGTTGAGAGATGAAATATCTCCTTCCAATTCTATCATTGATTGTGGGATTTGTTGGCGGGGTCTGGATTTCGGGAGATACGCATACAGAGCAGGTGCAGGCGTTGGAAACATATATTTGTCCGATGCATCCGACGGTGGTGTCGGATAAGCCCGGATCTTGTCCAATCTGCGGTATGGATCTGGTGGAGAAAGAGGTGGATGGTGGGCACAGTCATGAGATGCAGGCGGATCGCGAAACATATATCTGTCCGATGCACCCGACGGTGGTGTCGGATAAGCCGGGTAGTTGTCCCATTTGTGGTATGGATCTGGTGCAGAAGGAGACTGATGCATCGTCAGTTCAGGATGGAAGCGTGCAGATTGATCCTGTGACGATTCAGAATATTGGTGTGAAGACGATGGTGGTGGAAAAGCAGCCTTTGAAGCGGACGGTGCGTGCGGTGGGCAGGGTGGATTACGACGAGACGCGGATTATGGATGTGAATAGTAAGATCGCCGGGTGGGTTGAAGAGTTATATGTGGATTATACCGGTCAGTGGGTGGAAAAGGGGCAGCCTTTGCTGGCGCTTTATAGCCCTGAACTGGTTGCAGCGCAGGAGGAGTATTTGACGGCTCTGGATTATGCGGAGAGAATGCGCGGTGGTGTGGATCGAGATGTGGCGCAAAGTGCCGACGATCTGCTCGTTGCTGCGCGGCAAAGGTTGTTGTACTGGGATATTTCGGCGGGGCAGATTGCAGCGTTGGAAAAGACGCGACGGGTTGGGCGGACAATGCCCATTCTGGCTCCTCGTTCGGGGATTGTGACGCACAAAGATGTGCTGGAGGGTGCGTATATCGGGTCGGGTCAACATCTGTATCGCATTGCGGATCTGTCGGTGGTGTGGATTTATGCAGATGTGTACGAATACGAGATGCCCTGGGTTTCCAAAGGGCAGCGCGCAGAGGTGTCGCTGTCTTATTTGCCGGGTGAGCAGTTTGAAGGCAAAGTGGATTATATTTTTCCGTTTATGAATGAAAAGACGCGCACGGTGCAGGTGCGGATGGTTTTTGACAATGCAGATGGTGCGCTTAAACCGGATATGTATGCCGATGTGGTGATTCGCCCCGAGGTGGCGCGTGAGGGTATTGTGATACCCGCTCAGGCGGTGATTCATTCGGGGACGCGCAGGGTTGTTGTGATGGCCCATGGAGACGGCAGATTTGAGCCGCGTGAGGTTCATATCGGGGTCGAGACTGAGGATGGATATGAGGTGCTGAAGGGGCTAAATCCGGGAGAGCAGATTGTGACTTCGGCGCAATTTTTGATCGATTCAGAGAGCAATTTGAAGGCTGCACTGGCGGGGATGCAAAGGGATATTGGTGGTCATGGTGGACATGGTGGACATTGAGGTGCGTATTTTGAGGGGGTTGGAACGCGATGCTAAATCGAATTATTGAAGCGAGTGTGAAGAATCGGTTCCTGGTGGTGATCGCTACTTTGATGGTGATTGGATGGGGGTTGTATGCGATGCTGAATACGCCACTGGATGCGATTCCCGATTTGTCGGATGTGCAGGTGATCGTGTTTAGCGAATATTCGGGGCAGGCGCCGCAGGTGGTGGAAGATCAGGTGACGTATCCGCTGACGACGGCGATGTTGTCCGTTCCTTATGCAAAGACGGTGCGGGGATATTCGTTTTTTGGCATGTCTTATGTGTATGTGATTTTTGAGGATGGTACGGATATGTACTGGGCGCGCAGTCGGGTGTTAGAGTATCTCAATTCCGCGTCTGATAGATTGCCGCAAGGGGTGACGCCAAAACTAGGGCCAGATGCGACGGGTGTGGGCTGGGTTTATCAATATACGGTGCTGGATACAACGGGGAGATACGATCTTTCAGAATTGCGCTCGATTCAGGATTGGTATTTGCGTTATGAGTTGAGCAGTGTGCAGGGTGTGTCGGAAGTGGCATCTGTGGGTGGATTTGTGAAGCAGTATCAGGTGGTTGTGGATCCCAATCGCTTGCTGGCATACAATATTCCTTTGCAGAAGGTCCGGATGGCGATTCAGCGCAGCAATAGCGATGTGGGAGGGCGATTGGTCGAACTGGCAGAGACGGAATTTATGGTGCGTGGGTTGGGGTATATCCAATCTGTGGCGGATATCGAGCAGATTGCCCTGGGCGTGGATGAACACGGTACGCCGATTCGCGTAAAAGATGTTGCGACTGTGCAGGTGGGGCCAGAGCTTAGAAGGGGATTGGCCGAATGGAATGGCGAGGGGGAGGTGGTGGGAGGTATTGTGGTGATGCGGTATGGGGAAAATGCGCTCAAAGTTATTGATCGGGTGAAAGAAAAGATGACGTCGCTCAAACCCGGTCTTCCCGAGGGTGTGGTGGTGGTCGCCAATTACGATCGCTCGGCGCTTATTCTGCGCGCGGTTGATCATTTGCAAAAAAAGCTGATTGAAGAGATCGCGATCGTGGCGGTGGTGTGTATCGTTTTTTTGCTCCATTTTCGCAGTGCTTTTGTGGCTGTTTTCACATTGCCGATGGGGATTTTAATTGCGTTTGCCGCGATGTATCACCAGGGTGTCAATTCGAATATCATGTCTCTTGGGGGTATTGCGATTGCCATTGGGGCGATGGTGGATGCCGCTATTGTGATGATCGAAAATGCCCACAAGCATATCGAACGCGATGGCGGGACAAAGTCGCACAGCGAGATGATCATTGCTGCTTCGAAAGAGGTGGGGCCTGCGCTGTTTTTTTCGCTGCTGATTATTACGCTGTCGTTTTTGCCGGTTTTTGCGCTGGAGGCACAGGAGGGACGATTGTTTAAGCCGCTCGCATATACCAAAACTTATGCTATGGCGGCGGCGGCATTTTTGGCGATTACGGTTGTGCCGGTGCTGATGACTTTTTTTGTGCGCGGCAAAATTCGGCCTGAGGCGGAGAATCCCATCAGTCGCGCGTTGATTTATCTGTACCGGCCCGTGATTGATTGGGTGCTGCGACATCGGGTGCTGACTGTGGTGTTGGGCGGGCTGGTGTTGTTTGTGACGGTGTTTCCATTCCGGGATATCGTGGTGTCGCGTTTTTCAGACCGGCCGCAGAGTTTGACTTATCGGGCACTGGTGAAGTTGGACGCGCTATTTCCTATGGAAAAAATTGGATCGGAATTTATGCCGCCTCTGTACGAGGGCGATCTGTTGTATATGCCCACGACATTGCCAGGGATATCGATTACGAGGGCGCGGGCACTGTTGCAACAGACGGATAAAATTATCCGCACTTTCCCGGAAGTTGAACACGTATTTGGCAAAATTGGTCGGGCGGAGACTGCGACAGATCCGGCGCCGTTGTCGATGATTGAGACGACGATTATGCTCAAGCCCGAGTCCGAGTGGCGAGAAGGCATGACGCCTCAAAAATTAATTCGGGAATTGAACCAGGCGGTGAAATTTCCGGGGTTGACCAATGCGTGGACTATGCCGATTAAGACGCGCATCGATATGCTTTCAACGGGTATTAAGACGCCTGTGGGTATCAAGGTCGTGGGAGATGATCTGGAGACCTTGCAGATGTTGGGCGAGGAAATCGAGACAGTGGTGCGCGATTTGCCGGGTACGCTGAGTGTGTTTGCCGAGCGCGCAGCAGGTGGCAATTATCTGGATTTTGAGATCGATAGACAGGCTGCTGCGCGTTATGGGCTGACGGTTGGGGATGTGCAGGATATTATTATGTCGGCATTGGGCGGGATGAATATTACGCATACTGTGGAGGGTTTGGAGCGCTATCCGGTGAATTTGCGTTATGGGCGAGAGTTGCGCGACAATTTGCCCGCGCTTCGGCGCGTGCTGGTGCCCACGCCGATGGGGGCGCAGATTCCCATTGGACAGTTGGCCGATCTGCGCATTCGGAAAGGACCGCCGAGCATTAAGAGCGAGAATGCGCGGTTAAATGCGTGGGTCTATGTCGATATTGAAGGTGTGGATGTGGGAACTTATGTCGCACGGGCACAACAGGCGGTGTTGGAGCAGGTGCAGATGCCACCCGGATACACCGCGATCTGGAGCGGTCAGTATGAATATATGTTGCGGGCAGAGAAAAAGCTGAAGGTTGTGGTGCCCGTGACGCTGGCGATCATTTTTGTGCTGTTGTATCTGAATTTTAGAAATGTGACTGAGACCGCGATTGTGATGCTTTCTCTGCCCTTTGCTCTGGTCGGTGGGATATGGTTGATGTATATTTTGGATTACGATATGAGTATTGCCGTGGGTGTTGGATTTATCGCGCTGGCGGGATTGGCTGCCGAGACAGGGGTGGTGATGCTGATTTATCTGGATCAGGCTTATGAGAGTATTAGACGCGAAAAAGGCGATGTTTTGACGCTGGCGGACTTAAATCAGGCGGTGATGTCCGGTGCTGTGGAGCGGGTGCGGCCCAAGTTGATGACGGTGTTTTCAACGATGGTTGGTCTGTTGCCGATTATGTGGTCCACAGGCACGGGGTCCGAGGCGATGAAGCGCATTGCAGCGCCTATGGTGGGGGGGATGGTGTCATCGACGATTTTGACACTGCTGGTGATTCCGGCGATTTATGCGTTGTGGAAGGAGCGGAATGTATCCGCAGAATGAAGGCGAGTAATTCGAGCATGAACGCAGATAGACGCAGATGAAAGGCAAGACGTAGGAGTGGGTTTTTAACCCACCCGATGTAAACCCCAAAGTTATTCATTTATCAGGAGGTGTGTTATGAAGTCTCGTATTTTTGCATTATTGGTCATTGGCGCAACAGCGATAGGCATGGCGGGATGGGTCGGCTGTTCGTCAAAGTCGGAGGCGACGACTGTCGAGGTGAAGTTGTCCACGATGCAGTGCGCTATGTGTTCGCATACCATAGAGGAAGCCCTGAAAAAGGTCGATGGCGTTCAGAGCGTGGAAGTCAATCTGGATGCGAAAACAGCGAAGGTGACTTTTGATGACAAGATGACCAGTGTTCCCGCCCTGGAGCAGGCTGTTGTCAAGGTGGGTTATGCGGCGAATGACAAAAAGGCCGATACTGATGCGTATGCAAAGTTGCCCAGTTGCTGCCAAGTTCCTGAGAATTAATCTGCCGATTGTTGGATCAAAGCCTCGGATGTTTTGGTAAATTCGGGGCTTATTTTTATAACTGTGCAACACCCAGCCCCAGCAATGCCAGAGTGATAGCTGATAAGACGCCCAATATTACCGGTTTTATACCGCCTGCTTTCATTGCAGCAAATGCCGTAGATAATCCAACTCCAGCCATCGCGCATATAATAATCCACTTGCCGCTCTGGCTCAATAAGCCAGCCAGGTCTATATGCCGATCGCCTGCACCAAACACAAATTGCTCGGATAAATGTAATGTAACTTCCGGCAAAAAGCCCAGGGTTCGCAGCAGCGCCATTGCCAGAAACAAGACGACAAAACCCGGGACCAGCCTGGAATAACGCACTGGTTCATCGATATAAATCGTCTGTCGCTGCGTATAAGCAAACCACGCCCCCAGCACAAATACGACAGGTCCCAATAGTGAAATGCGCACCAGTTTGACAATTGTCGCCATTTCACCCGCTGTCTGCCCATCTCCTGCATGCGCGAATCCCGCGGCAATTACCTGTGGTGTTGCGTGAATGCCCAATCCACACCAGATGCCATATACTTCTGCATCCAGCATTGCCAGAGATCCAACCACGGGAAATAGCAGCATCGCCACTACGCCCAGCAGATTGATCACCCCGACCGAATACGTTATTTCTTCGTTGTTGGCTTTGATCAGGGGCGCGAGGGCTACAATGGCAGAACTTCCGCAAACCCCTGTGCCCACACCAATCAATAGCCCCATTTTTTTTTCGATGTTAAGCCAGCGCGATATTAGATGGGTGAATACAACAATTATTGCAATCAATATGGTCGCACCAATCAGGACCTGCACTGCGACGCGAATCAAATCGTAAAAATCCAACCGCGCACCCAGGAGCACAATTCCAACGGGTAGCCACTTTTGCACCACTGTATCTATGCCAGGCTTCAGTTTTGCTGTTGACGGCATCGCATTGCACAATAGCAGGCCCAATAACAATGCCAGTAATACTGCGCTCAGGGGATGCTGGCCCGAGGACAGTGTAAACGGAGGAAAAGGCAATGTGTTTAAATATATTGCTGCCCACGACAAGATTACACATACCCCAATGCCTGGCCAGGGACTTTCTTTGGGCCAGATAGAGAGTTTTTTGCGAAATTGCGCTTCAAATGATCGCTCTTTCCCGCTCAGATTCATACCTTCATTTCCCTATAGAAGTGCATTTACATTTTGCACTTCGTCACGCCGAAAATATTCTTCAATACTGAAATATCGCGTTCCCGTATCACACAGTACTGTCACGACTACGTCATTGCTCGAAAGCCTCTGGGCCACGCGCCGGGCCGCCAGTACATTTGCCCCCGAAGAAATTCCGACCAATAATGCCTCTTCTCGCGCCAGAGTTTCCGTCATGTCAAATGCCTCGCGATCTTCTATTGTGATTACCTCATCCAGTATATTGCAATTTAAAATCGATGGAATAAATCCCGCTCCAATTCCCTCGATCGCGTGAGGACCCCGGCTTTTACCACTTAATACAGCCGAACCCGCAGGCTCAACAGCCACTACTTTTGCATCTGGCACTTCTGCCTTGAGTACTTCGCCTACACCCGTAATTGTCCCACCTGTCCCTACTCCTGACACAAAAGCCGTTATCTTTCCCCCTGTTGCTTTTACTATTTCTGGCCCTGTGGTCTGTCGATGGGCTTCTGGATTGGCAGGATTGTCAAACTGCTTTAACTCAATGCAATTTGCATTCTTTTTTACGATCTCCTGCGCCCGCTGTTTTGCGCCATCCATATCGCCCGAGCCGGGTGTGATGACCACTTCGGCCCCGTATCTGGTTACCAGTGCCCGTCGTTCAAAACTCATTGTCTCAGGCATTGTCAATACCAGACGATATTTGAGTTTGGCACATAACATCGCCAGGCCGATTCCGGTATTTCCACTGGTCGCCTCTACAATGGTCATGCCGGGTTTGAGTGTTTTGGCTTTCTCAGCATCTCGAATCATACTTAGCGCGATGCGGTCTTTCACGCTGCCACCCGGATTGAGATATTCCATTTTGGCCAGAATGGTAGCGCCCCCCGCTGGCGACAAATTCTCTAACCGCACCATCGGCGTTCCACCAATGATATCGGAAACGCGACCCACAATAGTCTCTGGCATAGCATTCTCCCTTGGAGGACGAGATCAAATCCCGTGTCCTGTGTATCCGGCGCGAAGGGGTGAGAAATACGAGGTGTGCGCCGGTGTGACAATA from Gemmatimonadota bacterium includes the following:
- a CDS encoding efflux RND transporter permease subunit, with protein sequence MLNRIIEASVKNRFLVVIATLMVIGWGLYAMLNTPLDAIPDLSDVQVIVFSEYSGQAPQVVEDQVTYPLTTAMLSVPYAKTVRGYSFFGMSYVYVIFEDGTDMYWARSRVLEYLNSASDRLPQGVTPKLGPDATGVGWVYQYTVLDTTGRYDLSELRSIQDWYLRYELSSVQGVSEVASVGGFVKQYQVVVDPNRLLAYNIPLQKVRMAIQRSNSDVGGRLVELAETEFMVRGLGYIQSVADIEQIALGVDEHGTPIRVKDVATVQVGPELRRGLAEWNGEGEVVGGIVVMRYGENALKVIDRVKEKMTSLKPGLPEGVVVVANYDRSALILRAVDHLQKKLIEEIAIVAVVCIVFLLHFRSAFVAVFTLPMGILIAFAAMYHQGVNSNIMSLGGIAIAIGAMVDAAIVMIENAHKHIERDGGTKSHSEMIIAASKEVGPALFFSLLIITLSFLPVFALEAQEGRLFKPLAYTKTYAMAAAAFLAITVVPVLMTFFVRGKIRPEAENPISRALIYLYRPVIDWVLRHRVLTVVLGGLVLFVTVFPFRDIVVSRFSDRPQSLTYRALVKLDALFPMEKIGSEFMPPLYEGDLLYMPTTLPGISITRARALLQQTDKIIRTFPEVEHVFGKIGRAETATDPAPLSMIETTIMLKPESEWREGMTPQKLIRELNQAVKFPGLTNAWTMPIKTRIDMLSTGIKTPVGIKVVGDDLETLQMLGEEIETVVRDLPGTLSVFAERAAGGNYLDFEIDRQAAARYGLTVGDVQDIIMSALGGMNITHTVEGLERYPVNLRYGRELRDNLPALRRVLVPTPMGAQIPIGQLADLRIRKGPPSIKSENARLNAWVYVDIEGVDVGTYVARAQQAVLEQVQMPPGYTAIWSGQYEYMLRAEKKLKVVVPVTLAIIFVLLYLNFRNVTETAIVMLSLPFALVGGIWLMYILDYDMSIAVGVGFIALAGLAAETGVVMLIYLDQAYESIRREKGDVLTLADLNQAVMSGAVERVRPKLMTVFSTMVGLLPIMWSTGTGSEAMKRIAAPMVGGMVSSTILTLLVIPAIYALWKERNVSAE
- a CDS encoding helix-hairpin-helix domain-containing protein — translated: MNICGRREKFTNMVVLLVCFAMLWGCGGSNVDETSVSDAPTEEAVSSAVVVNPNLAGSDELGALHGMSKELADAIVAQRPFLGMEALHPVVSQHLGQEAVEMLYVQMFIPLNLNTASEEEILLVPGVGKRMAHEFEEYRPYTAIAQWRREMGKYVDDTEVARLEQYVFVPIDLNTATEEEILAIPGVGKRMAHEFEEYRPYSSMEQFRREIGKYVDDGEVARLERYVEIRP
- a CDS encoding putative sulfate exporter family transporter; this translates as MNLSGKERSFEAQFRKKLSIWPKESPWPGIGVCVILSWAAIYLNTLPFPPFTLSSGQHPLSAVLLALLLGLLLCNAMPSTAKLKPGIDTVVQKWLPVGIVLLGARLDFYDLIRVAVQVLIGATILIAIIVVFTHLISRWLNIEKKMGLLIGVGTGVCGSSAIVALAPLIKANNEEITYSVGVINLLGVVAMLLFPVVGSLAMLDAEVYGIWCGLGIHATPQVIAAGFAHAGDGQTAGEMATIVKLVRISLLGPVVFVLGAWFAYTQRQTIYIDEPVRYSRLVPGFVVLFLAMALLRTLGFLPEVTLHLSEQFVFGAGDRHIDLAGLLSQSGKWIIICAMAGVGLSTAFAAMKAGGIKPVILGVLSAITLALLGLGVAQL
- a CDS encoding heavy-metal-associated domain-containing protein; the protein is MKSRIFALLVIGATAIGMAGWVGCSSKSEATTVEVKLSTMQCAMCSHTIEEALKKVDGVQSVEVNLDAKTAKVTFDDKMTSVPALEQAVVKVGYAANDKKADTDAYAKLPSCCQVPEN
- a CDS encoding efflux RND transporter periplasmic adaptor subunit, whose protein sequence is MKYLLPILSLIVGFVGGVWISGDTHTEQVQALETYICPMHPTVVSDKPGSCPICGMDLVEKEVDGGHSHEMQADRETYICPMHPTVVSDKPGSCPICGMDLVQKETDASSVQDGSVQIDPVTIQNIGVKTMVVEKQPLKRTVRAVGRVDYDETRIMDVNSKIAGWVEELYVDYTGQWVEKGQPLLALYSPELVAAQEEYLTALDYAERMRGGVDRDVAQSADDLLVAARQRLLYWDISAGQIAALEKTRRVGRTMPILAPRSGIVTHKDVLEGAYIGSGQHLYRIADLSVVWIYADVYEYEMPWVSKGQRAEVSLSYLPGEQFEGKVDYIFPFMNEKTRTVQVRMVFDNADGALKPDMYADVVIRPEVAREGIVIPAQAVIHSGTRRVVVMAHGDGRFEPREVHIGVETEDGYEVLKGLNPGEQIVTSAQFLIDSESNLKAALAGMQRDIGGHGGHGGH
- a CDS encoding intradiol ring-cleavage dioxygenase, which encodes MEVVMSVNRRRFLCQSAALGAAVFVTPGVFAEQLTLTPRQTEGPFYPDEMPLDVDNDLVIINDAITPAVGEITHLTGRVLDVNANPVKNAIVEIWQVDRNGVYIHSEAPRRNRRDTNFQGFGRFETGSTGEYRFRTIKPVRYGGSRTAHIHFAINKNGHRLLTSQMYVKDNPDNEWDSIFRNTGRASHDLLSVPFKPLPGSEIGELTANFDIVIGESPEDRENDRGRRGRRRGWW
- a CDS encoding TolC family protein, with the protein product MYAIRAMIGLCLMGISFLPVRADELDLDGLIQEAVENNPNLSVLRARLAAFEAKIPQAGALEDPSFRFEVSNVPLSDFNLSSTPMSGNQFVVSQKFSFPGKQRARERSAQFASDSVAWLLRDRELVIANAIKQPFFDLAYVIRAIAIMEKNRVLLQDLVRIARTKYAVGKGLQQDVLKAQVSLSALDTELIALRAKKQLAETRLNLVLNRSPQGSLGAPPDTIGLSGVPLTIDVLLAQADERHPSLKAMDQSILMWRAEVEVARRNVWPDMTVSLGYRQRVFAANDPVKGSDFISVGIGIPLPVFGGRKQRQQIAEARANLREVEAQKAAERQEIHYEIQRLIIEVRQHRESAELFRSAMLPQAEQSLASALSGYRVDKVDFLTLLNNQVTLLNFEIAHYRHVIEHEKRVADLAAAVGH
- the cysK gene encoding cysteine synthase A, translated to MPETIVGRVSDIIGGTPMVRLENLSPAGGATILAKMEYLNPGGSVKDRIALSMIRDAEKAKTLKPGMTIVEATSGNTGIGLAMLCAKLKYRLVLTMPETMSFERRALVTRYGAEVVITPGSGDMDGAKQRAQEIVKKNANCIELKQFDNPANPEAHRQTTGPEIVKATGGKITAFVSGVGTGGTITGVGEVLKAEVPDAKVVAVEPAGSAVLSGKSRGPHAIEGIGAGFIPSILNCNILDEVITIEDREAFDMTETLAREEALLVGISSGANVLAARRVAQRLSSNDVVVTVLCDTGTRYFSIEEYFRRDEVQNVNALL